One part of the Deinococcus fonticola genome encodes these proteins:
- a CDS encoding FHA domain-containing protein: MTINCQVCGTANPDTNKYCDGCGVELTHNTPTTETASMNGAAAPVAETAAMSSPPVSEADPIDPATSVPTPDGMMSDTASAAAAPITPLTPPETIGSGTTPNPYRTPLSETSIGQMDSAPATTASATTPELTAPELTGPEFTAPVATSTPDVSNADASLPSETAAPVSTPAVEVPPMENTTAPASTESPVMAAPISSPTTTTGTGGAAKLGLKKFGQPTGDFIPLNGEKLVVGRFDASSGPVDIDLGDMAGKEHISRHHAELYNQNGVWHVRDLGSTNGVFLKKKGESTFSPRLQEPAALADGDELAFGNVMLTFNQG, encoded by the coding sequence ATGACCATCAACTGCCAAGTCTGCGGAACCGCCAACCCCGACACCAACAAGTACTGCGACGGCTGCGGCGTCGAACTCACGCACAACACCCCCACCACCGAAACTGCGTCCATGAACGGGGCCGCTGCACCCGTTGCCGAAACGGCGGCCATGTCCAGCCCGCCCGTCAGCGAAGCTGACCCCATCGACCCGGCCACGTCCGTCCCCACGCCCGACGGCATGATGTCAGACACGGCCTCTGCGGCCGCCGCGCCCATCACGCCACTGACGCCCCCGGAAACCATCGGCTCAGGCACCACGCCCAACCCCTACCGCACGCCCCTGTCCGAAACGTCCATCGGTCAGATGGACAGCGCCCCCGCGACAACGGCCAGCGCCACTACGCCCGAATTGACCGCGCCTGAGTTGACTGGGCCCGAGTTCACGGCGCCCGTTGCTACCAGCACTCCTGACGTCAGCAACGCAGATGCCAGCCTGCCCAGCGAAACCGCCGCTCCGGTGAGTACCCCCGCTGTGGAAGTGCCCCCGATGGAAAACACCACCGCCCCGGCCAGCACCGAATCCCCCGTCATGGCAGCCCCCATCAGCAGCCCCACCACCACGACAGGGACGGGCGGCGCGGCAAAGTTGGGCCTGAAGAAATTCGGGCAGCCCACCGGGGACTTCATCCCCCTGAACGGCGAGAAACTGGTGGTCGGGCGCTTCGACGCTTCCAGCGGGCCGGTCGATATCGACCTGGGCGACATGGCCGGCAAAGAGCACATCTCGCGCCACCACGCCGAGCTGTACAACCAGAACGGCGTGTGGCACGTCCGCGACCTGGGCAGCACCAACGGCGTCTTCCTGAAGAAGAAAGGAGAAAGCACCTTCTCGCCGCGCCTTCAGGAACCCGCCGCGCTGGCCGACGGCGATGAACTGGCGTTCGGCAACGTGATGCTCACGTTCAACCAGGGTTGA
- a CDS encoding protein phosphatase 2C domain-containing protein — translation MTPPDDQNTPDLQAGLRDIFKEQVEPPAEPSVDIVFDADGLNAADETAVTRLQTESPAVSQETQTALEVPQVEEGMPAPEVQAPPSAPLESVPLEPAVDEAAEDTTPALEPAPAVPELTAPDLNAPDLAVPDSPSPGPVAAPLPVPAAPTPTSAGLSNDLEEVVYESTAPVSGPQEGQDFGAYHLDEDLGRGWFSAHSLTDRRKRDVYVRPDPLWAGVAAHRLLPQTTQEGDLHVVEPMAGPPLATPIPAEQARAYVTEFTRLLFALEKQGFAVTDIDPRSFLQTAQGLKLRFPPRLARLGEAVEPTLRDGFTPPEVQAGQAATARSGIYLLGALLFEWLTGQTIPPEGVSAVTLAGVSAPGMPQLLALMLTDEANRPTPTALLEYLKVQAANEIPKYDIAAATNIGLNPQRPTNEDAYGYFMRQVEAHAAPEMLIRACVSDGMGGMAAGEVASRAAVQAFLNSTYPTLPEMVWDANAAVVAAMDGKDGGCTISAVEIRGAHLQLGHVGDTRAYHRTGAQVTQLSKDHSYVAAMVASGQMTPDEAQNSPDRNKVLRSLGSLRVPQDNYVQTLDTPLELKLGDRILLVSDGVWGEVEPAELEHLLLTEPSPHKLVDTLLERALAAGAPDNITALVIERIK, via the coding sequence ATGACCCCCCCAGACGATCAGAACACCCCCGACTTGCAGGCCGGACTCAGGGATATTTTCAAGGAGCAGGTCGAACCGCCCGCCGAGCCTTCCGTGGATATCGTTTTCGATGCGGACGGCCTGAACGCTGCGGATGAAACGGCGGTGACGAGACTGCAAACGGAAAGTCCAGCGGTCAGTCAGGAAACACAGACGGCCCTGGAGGTTCCACAGGTGGAGGAAGGAATGCCTGCGCCCGAGGTGCAGGCCCCCCCTTCGGCTCCGCTGGAGTCCGTGCCCCTCGAACCGGCGGTGGATGAGGCGGCAGAAGACACAACTCCCGCGCTGGAACCTGCCCCCGCCGTACCCGAGTTGACCGCGCCTGACCTGAATGCACCCGACCTGGCGGTGCCCGACTCTCCCTCACCCGGCCCGGTTGCAGCACCCCTCCCGGTTCCAGCTGCTCCAACGCCCACCAGCGCGGGCCTGTCGAACGACCTGGAGGAGGTCGTGTACGAGTCCACCGCGCCCGTCAGCGGGCCGCAGGAAGGTCAGGACTTCGGGGCTTACCACCTGGATGAAGACCTGGGCCGGGGCTGGTTTTCCGCGCACTCGCTGACGGACAGGCGCAAACGCGACGTGTACGTGCGACCTGACCCCCTGTGGGCGGGCGTGGCGGCCCACCGCCTGCTGCCGCAGACCACGCAGGAAGGTGACCTGCACGTGGTGGAGCCGATGGCCGGGCCGCCTCTCGCCACGCCCATTCCCGCCGAGCAGGCGCGCGCCTACGTGACGGAGTTCACGCGGCTGCTGTTCGCGCTGGAGAAACAGGGCTTCGCGGTGACGGACATCGACCCGCGCAGCTTCCTGCAAACGGCGCAGGGCCTGAAGCTGCGCTTTCCGCCGCGCCTGGCCCGCCTTGGCGAGGCAGTGGAGCCCACCCTGCGCGACGGTTTCACCCCGCCCGAAGTGCAGGCCGGGCAGGCCGCGACCGCCAGATCCGGAATTTACCTGCTGGGGGCGCTGCTGTTCGAGTGGCTGACCGGGCAGACCATCCCGCCCGAAGGCGTTTCAGCCGTGACGCTGGCGGGCGTGAGCGCCCCGGGGATGCCTCAGTTGCTGGCGCTGATGCTGACCGACGAAGCGAACCGCCCGACGCCCACGGCCCTGCTGGAGTACCTGAAAGTGCAAGCTGCCAACGAAATTCCCAAGTACGACATCGCGGCCGCCACGAACATCGGCCTGAACCCGCAACGGCCCACCAACGAGGACGCTTACGGGTACTTCATGCGGCAGGTGGAAGCGCACGCCGCCCCCGAAATGCTGATCCGGGCGTGCGTATCGGACGGCATGGGCGGCATGGCCGCCGGTGAGGTCGCCAGTCGCGCGGCCGTGCAGGCCTTCTTGAACTCCACTTACCCCACCCTGCCGGAAATGGTGTGGGACGCGAACGCCGCCGTGGTGGCCGCCATGGACGGCAAGGACGGCGGCTGCACCATCAGCGCCGTGGAGATTCGTGGAGCACACCTTCAACTCGGTCACGTGGGCGACACCCGCGCTTACCACCGCACGGGCGCTCAGGTCACGCAACTCAGCAAAGACCACTCCTACGTGGCGGCGATGGTCGCCAGCGGTCAGATGACGCCCGACGAAGCGCAAAACAGCCCGGACCGCAACAAGGTGCTGCGTTCTCTGGGCAGCCTGCGCGTTCCGCAGGACAACTACGTGCAGACGCTGGACACCCCGCTGGAACTCAAGCTGGGCGACCGCATTCTGCTGGTCAGTGACGGGGTGTGGGGCGAAGTGGAACCCGCCGAACTGGAGCACCTGCTTTTGACCGAACCCAGCCCCCACAAGCTGGTGGACACCCTGCTCGAACGCGCGCTGGCTGCCGGCGCTCCCGACAACATCACCGCGCTGGTTATCGAACGGATCAAGTGA
- a CDS encoding serine/threonine-protein kinase: MSALAAGSVLQGSRYRIDGVLGQGGFGITYAATQTVLNAPVAIKELFPSGTLRQGQTVFPPATFGLQEWSQAKRDFTAEAQLLAQFQHPDIVRVLDLFEDSGTAYMVMERLAGETLQQRLERRGALNPQDVQGLAERVARALGVVHSAGLLHRDLKPDNIFLEASGRVVLIDFGSARGFVAGQTVRHTRLVTPGYAPMEQYSSEARFGPYTDIYALGATIHHALTGKMPPSAPDLMTGTPLPALPANTPAGLRDALQAAVSPRVADRAQSAQEFLSLLSGPPSAPAVPAPAPQLPTPLAPPAQKRGFSAWPLALVALAGAGGFALLRGHDRPSPPAAATPAEPPVVPEASTPPADPAIPPAPTAAPPTTAPTATPAPPPPAPASEAAPPEPAPPEAELPAPAEAEPTPDVPAISAGQVREFVDEYLRLGGQDDLNASMNLYAEQVEYFDQGTQSREALMADKRAYFRRWPRRSYQRTTDITLHGSGDVRQVRFDYRYTVSNDTRELSGTAYTVLDLVGDGEHLVITAERGAIHPETKVERDLAPQNADELSAAAEALTNTLKPTLTEGNSGPAVSRLQTLLQAQGAEVGVDGFFGPETADAVKGFQQSRGLEADGVIGPDTWAALEAQADTTQAATTPAEAPTFAQWFFTTCQDAQTGASHTGLTLGALQFCSLVIETVPNGARPVSASFSYELEYLEDGEARKKTIGARSRWPADGEPAVNFEEQGNNLVFSLPLTVREREGRQYTSINVIGDIVFDNGRTKRVYEKLPIQ, from the coding sequence ATGTCGGCTCTGGCGGCGGGTTCGGTGTTGCAAGGGAGCCGTTACCGCATCGATGGCGTGCTGGGCCAGGGGGGCTTCGGAATCACCTACGCCGCGACCCAGACGGTTTTAAATGCCCCCGTGGCGATCAAGGAGTTGTTCCCGAGCGGCACGCTGCGCCAGGGGCAGACGGTGTTCCCGCCGGCGACGTTCGGTCTTCAGGAGTGGTCGCAGGCCAAGCGGGACTTCACGGCCGAGGCGCAACTGCTGGCGCAGTTTCAGCACCCGGACATCGTGCGCGTCCTTGACCTGTTCGAGGACAGCGGCACGGCTTACATGGTGATGGAGCGGCTGGCAGGTGAAACGCTTCAGCAGCGCCTGGAGCGGCGGGGAGCCCTCAATCCGCAGGATGTTCAGGGGCTGGCGGAACGGGTGGCGCGGGCGCTGGGTGTGGTGCACAGCGCAGGCCTGCTTCACCGCGACCTGAAACCGGACAATATTTTTCTGGAGGCGTCCGGGCGCGTGGTGCTCATAGATTTCGGTTCGGCGCGCGGGTTCGTGGCCGGCCAGACAGTCCGGCACACGCGGCTGGTCACGCCCGGGTACGCCCCAATGGAACAGTACAGCAGCGAGGCGCGCTTCGGGCCTTACACCGACATTTACGCGCTGGGAGCCACCATTCACCACGCCCTGACCGGAAAAATGCCGCCTTCCGCGCCTGACCTGATGACGGGAACACCTTTGCCCGCCTTACCTGCCAACACGCCCGCCGGCCTCCGGGACGCCCTTCAGGCCGCCGTGTCCCCGCGTGTGGCGGACAGGGCGCAGTCCGCGCAGGAATTCCTGAGCTTGCTCTCAGGGCCGCCGTCCGCCCCGGCGGTTCCCGCGCCTGCGCCTCAACTTCCCACTCCTCTGGCACCGCCAGCGCAAAAGAGGGGTTTTTCAGCGTGGCCGCTGGCGCTCGTCGCCCTGGCGGGAGCGGGGGGATTCGCCCTGCTGCGCGGCCATGACCGGCCCTCTCCTCCCGCCGCTGCAACTCCTGCTGAGCCGCCGGTCGTCCCGGAAGCGAGCACCCCGCCCGCCGACCCGGCCATTCCACCCGCCCCCACGGCTGCCCCACCGACAACTGCGCCGACGGCCACGCCAGCGCCTCCACCGCCAGCGCCCGCATCGGAAGCTGCCCCGCCTGAGCCTGCCCCACCGGAAGCGGAATTGCCCGCGCCCGCCGAAGCGGAACCCACCCCTGACGTGCCGGCCATCTCGGCCGGACAGGTGCGGGAGTTCGTGGACGAGTACCTGCGCCTGGGCGGGCAGGACGACCTGAACGCCAGCATGAACCTCTACGCCGAGCAGGTGGAGTACTTCGATCAGGGCACGCAGTCCAGAGAGGCGCTGATGGCCGACAAACGCGCTTACTTTCGGCGCTGGCCGCGGCGTTCCTACCAGAGAACCACCGACATTACCCTGCACGGCAGCGGGGACGTGCGGCAGGTGCGTTTCGATTACCGCTACACCGTCAGCAACGACACCAGGGAACTGAGCGGCACGGCGTACACGGTTCTTGATCTGGTGGGCGACGGTGAACACCTGGTCATCACGGCGGAACGGGGGGCCATTCATCCGGAAACGAAGGTGGAACGTGACCTCGCCCCGCAGAACGCCGATGAGCTGTCCGCTGCCGCCGAGGCCCTGACGAACACGCTGAAGCCCACCCTGACCGAGGGGAACAGTGGGCCAGCCGTGTCCCGCCTTCAGACGCTTTTGCAAGCGCAAGGCGCTGAGGTTGGCGTGGATGGTTTTTTCGGCCCTGAAACGGCGGATGCCGTGAAGGGGTTCCAGCAATCACGCGGGCTGGAGGCAGATGGAGTGATCGGCCCGGACACCTGGGCGGCTCTCGAAGCTCAAGCAGACACGACTCAGGCCGCGACCACGCCAGCCGAGGCCCCCACCTTCGCGCAGTGGTTCTTCACGACGTGTCAGGACGCGCAGACCGGAGCGAGCCACACCGGCCTGACGCTGGGCGCGTTGCAATTCTGCTCGCTGGTCATCGAGACCGTGCCGAATGGGGCACGGCCGGTGAGTGCATCGTTCTCGTATGAGCTGGAGTATCTGGAAGACGGCGAGGCGAGGAAAAAGACCATCGGCGCCCGCAGCCGCTGGCCGGCCGACGGGGAACCGGCCGTGAACTTCGAGGAGCAGGGCAACAATCTGGTTTTCAGCCTGCCGTTGACGGTGCGCGAGCGGGAGGGTCGGCAGTACACCAGCATCAACGTCATCGGGGACATCGTTTTCGATAACGGGAGGACGAAGCGTGTCTACGAGAAACTTCCCATTCAGTAG